The following are encoded in a window of Lacinutrix sp. WUR7 genomic DNA:
- a CDS encoding YceI family protein produces the protein MKTILTAIITFATFSTAIIAQNKEINTADSKVVWKGYKVTGSHEGTINLQSGTLTFKDEVLTGGSFVIDMTTISSTDLEGEYKEKLDGHLKSDDFFGVSNFATANLVFTKVAVTGKNSYAVTGDLTIKGKTNPVTVNVSVYGSKATATLKVDRTKFDVKYGSASFFDGLKDKAIYDEFDLVADLQF, from the coding sequence ATGAAAACAATTTTAACAGCAATTATAACATTTGCAACATTTTCAACCGCTATAATAGCGCAAAACAAAGAGATTAATACTGCAGATAGTAAAGTGGTTTGGAAAGGCTACAAAGTAACAGGTTCTCATGAAGGAACGATAAACTTACAATCTGGAACCTTAACTTTTAAAGACGAAGTATTAACAGGTGGATCTTTTGTTATAGACATGACAACCATTAGCAGTACCGATCTGGAAGGAGAATACAAAGAGAAATTAGACGGACATTTAAAATCGGATGACTTTTTTGGAGTAAGTAACTTTGCAACCGCAAATTTAGTATTTACCAAAGTAGCAGTAACAGGAAAGAACTCGTATGCCGTTACTGGAGATTTAACAATTAAAGGAAAAACAAATCCGGTAACTGTAAATGTATCTGTTTACGGAAGCAAAGCAACAGCAACATTAAAAGTAGATAGAACAAAATTTGATGTAAAATATGGTTCTGCTAGCTTTTTTGATGGTCTAAAAGACAAAGCAATTTATGATGAATTTGATCTTGTAGCAGATTTACAATTCTAA
- a CDS encoding NYN domain-containing protein, translated as MDIKLAVLIDGDNIPSAYVKEMMEEIAKYGNPTIKRIYGDWTKPHLSKWKNVLLENAITPIQQYGYTTGKNATDSAMIIDAMDVLYSGKVDGFCLVSSDSDFTRLATRLREAGMQVFGIGEKKTPNPFIVACDKFIYIEILKNQSEESESESSSEKSASKENKYDKITQKEIKFIAATIDDVADDDGWAFLGDVGSLLQKKQPNFDSRNYGFQKLTPLIKSISNFEIERREDARGRSKLIYVKIKEEKPKGGKPKNVLVKSKEIKSKR; from the coding sequence ATGGATATTAAACTTGCAGTACTAATAGATGGCGATAATATTCCTTCAGCCTATGTAAAAGAAATGATGGAGGAGATTGCTAAATATGGTAATCCTACCATTAAACGTATTTATGGCGATTGGACCAAACCGCATTTGTCTAAATGGAAAAATGTATTGTTAGAAAATGCCATTACACCAATTCAACAATATGGCTATACAACAGGTAAAAATGCCACAGATTCTGCCATGATTATTGATGCTATGGATGTTTTGTATTCTGGAAAAGTAGATGGATTTTGTTTGGTTTCTAGTGATAGCGATTTTACACGTTTAGCGACAAGATTACGTGAAGCAGGAATGCAAGTATTTGGTATTGGTGAAAAGAAAACGCCAAACCCTTTTATTGTGGCTTGTGATAAATTCATATATATAGAAATTCTTAAAAACCAATCTGAAGAAAGTGAATCGGAATCGTCTAGCGAAAAGTCTGCTAGTAAAGAAAATAAATACGATAAAATAACACAAAAAGAGATCAAGTTTATAGCTGCAACTATAGATGATGTTGCAGACGATGATGGTTGGGCTTTTCTTGGTGACGTTGGTAGTTTGCTACAAAAGAAACAACCTAATTTTGATTCTAGAAATTACGGATTTCAAAAATTAACGCCTTTAATTAAATCGATTAGCAACTTTGAAATAGAAAGACGCGAAGATGCAAGAGGACGTTCGAAACTTATTTATGTGAAGATTAAAGAGGAAAAACCTAAAGGAGGAAAACCTAAAAATGTATTAGTGAAAAGTAAAGAAATAAAATCGAAAAGATAG
- a CDS encoding P-loop NTPase fold protein: MVEIVSENNKYSALVQVLLEKEYKLRLHSGLAAVKRKSEKPTFTLVDERKHFYIDIYPDIMDLDTEGNEILENVTSKINFLFDYYKAFEIRYILVFRNEITREFRSLFTSKLAFGRMERHAFATLLDKVDILNLAASHTIDASEYVAFSEEELLGETESASENIKRKAKPRGKFERNTSDFEAATKRSSREQTSSFASESSEAFSEEPAEETPEEKDTTGTDKIPFHLDLVDDVDRLNREPIAKSLTRLLNNQIFKTKINNEGEEKSNFAFMVHLQGAWGDGKSTFLNLIEKNLDSKENKWIVIHFNAWQNQHITPPWWPFLDQIYRQAARKIPWYKKPYLWIKERLRRLIKYRGFSRFIIILLVIIFSVSILIFQEQVFHFLMQLGLFTNTENEASLKTVFDTIVAISSVIGLFYTLASFLSKPFFVSSPEAAKTFLEKAADPMQKIKNHFQSLIKDIDACGFKTAIFIDDLDRCNDKFTVELLEGIQTLFRDKQVLYVVAGDKHWISTCFENHYQNYNAVVKEPTQKLGYLFLEKAFQLTLRLPNVSGDIKKEYWKYILQINANNENKVESINPERKASIIQEIQKEYKTADYSSPSVVKEFKEKYDLNEEDATDITLEILDKDNQDVHHVLQEHFDLLDTNPRGIKRLANQYNIYRNILIAEGKSFNRDKLFRWIILQNKYPVFTDWIEHNLHVISGDIMDDEKWNEGITNDSLWKKLVHDQNNSKGGKLVVDDIKVFSGLQNG, translated from the coding sequence ATGGTCGAAATAGTATCCGAAAACAATAAATATAGTGCGCTAGTGCAAGTGCTACTAGAAAAAGAATATAAACTGAGGTTACATTCTGGACTTGCTGCTGTGAAAAGGAAAAGTGAAAAACCGACTTTTACTTTAGTAGATGAACGGAAACATTTTTATATAGATATATATCCAGATATAATGGATTTGGATACGGAAGGAAATGAAATTTTAGAAAATGTAACAAGTAAAATTAATTTTCTATTCGATTATTATAAGGCTTTTGAAATACGGTATATTCTAGTTTTTAGAAATGAAATTACTCGGGAATTTAGAAGCCTATTTACATCCAAACTTGCCTTCGGAAGAATGGAGCGCCATGCTTTTGCAACCTTATTGGATAAGGTAGATATTCTTAATTTGGCAGCAAGTCATACCATTGATGCATCTGAATATGTAGCGTTTTCAGAGGAAGAATTACTTGGTGAAACAGAAAGTGCTTCCGAAAACATAAAACGCAAAGCAAAGCCTAGAGGAAAATTTGAAAGAAATACCAGTGATTTTGAAGCAGCTACCAAAAGAAGTTCTAGAGAACAAACTTCTTCATTTGCATCAGAATCTTCTGAGGCTTTTTCAGAAGAACCAGCAGAAGAAACACCAGAAGAAAAAGACACAACTGGTACCGATAAAATTCCTTTTCATTTAGATTTAGTCGATGATGTAGATCGATTAAACAGAGAGCCCATTGCAAAATCCTTAACTCGTCTTTTAAACAACCAAATCTTTAAAACAAAAATTAATAATGAGGGCGAAGAGAAATCCAATTTTGCCTTTATGGTACATTTGCAAGGCGCTTGGGGAGATGGGAAATCTACATTTTTAAATTTAATAGAAAAAAACTTAGATTCTAAGGAGAACAAATGGATAGTAATTCATTTTAATGCTTGGCAAAACCAACATATTACACCGCCCTGGTGGCCATTTCTAGATCAAATATACAGACAAGCTGCTAGAAAAATACCATGGTATAAAAAACCATATTTATGGATAAAAGAACGATTAAGAAGGCTCATTAAATATCGAGGGTTTTCTAGGTTTATTATCATTTTGTTGGTCATTATATTTTCGGTTTCTATCTTAATATTTCAAGAGCAAGTGTTTCATTTTTTAATGCAACTTGGACTATTCACAAATACAGAAAACGAAGCTAGTTTAAAAACCGTATTCGATACTATTGTAGCAATAAGTTCTGTAATAGGCCTTTTTTATACACTCGCTAGTTTTTTAAGCAAGCCCTTTTTTGTATCCTCTCCAGAAGCTGCAAAAACCTTTTTAGAAAAGGCGGCAGATCCCATGCAAAAAATAAAAAACCACTTTCAATCCTTGATTAAAGATATAGATGCCTGCGGATTCAAAACAGCAATTTTTATAGACGATTTAGATCGCTGTAATGATAAATTTACGGTAGAATTATTAGAGGGAATTCAAACCCTTTTTAGAGACAAGCAAGTTTTGTATGTGGTTGCTGGAGATAAACATTGGATTAGCACCTGCTTTGAAAATCATTACCAAAATTATAATGCAGTCGTAAAAGAGCCAACACAAAAACTAGGCTATTTATTTTTAGAAAAAGCGTTTCAGCTAACCTTAAGATTGCCTAATGTTTCGGGAGATATTAAAAAAGAATATTGGAAATATATTCTACAAATAAACGCGAATAACGAAAACAAAGTAGAAAGCATTAATCCAGAAAGAAAAGCTTCCATAATACAAGAAATTCAAAAAGAATATAAAACAGCAGATTATTCTTCGCCTTCCGTTGTAAAAGAGTTTAAAGAAAAATACGATCTAAACGAAGAAGATGCAACAGATATTACTCTAGAAATTTTAGACAAAGATAATCAAGATGTACATCATGTATTGCAAGAGCATTTCGATTTGTTAGATACCAATCCAAGAGGGATTAAACGTCTTGCTAATCAATATAATATTTATAGAAATATACTCATTGCCGAAGGAAAATCTTTTAATAGAGATAAACTATTTAGATGGATAATTCTTCAAAATAAATATCCCGTTTTTACCGATTGGATAGAGCATAATTTACATGTGATTTCTGGAGATATTATGGATGATGAAAAATGGAATGAAGGAATAACTAACGATTCTCTTTGGAAAAAATTGGTGCACGATCAAAATAATTCAAAAGGAGGAAAGCTTGTTGTTGATGATATAAAAGTGTTTTCTGGTTTACAAAACGGATAA
- a CDS encoding CsbD family protein — MNADQFKGKWKQIKGDFKSKYGKLTDDEYTEAEGDLDKLAGKIQEKYGKTKAEIKSEIENW, encoded by the coding sequence ATGAATGCAGATCAATTTAAAGGAAAATGGAAACAGATAAAAGGTGATTTTAAAAGCAAATACGGAAAGCTTACCGATGACGAGTATACAGAAGCGGAAGGCGATTTGGATAAACTAGCAGGAAAGATCCAAGAAAAATACGGTAAAACAAAAGCGGAGATTAAAAGCGAAATAGAAAACTGGTAG
- a CDS encoding response regulator transcription factor: MFHKVLVSDDLGSINQGVLSVLDSMSINNVQQVQYCDDAYLKIKKAVLDKVPFDLLITDLSFVTDHREQQFRSGEELVIRLKQEYPELKIIVYSVEDRLQRVRSLMGTHKTNAYVCKGRRGLIELGEAISAVSNNEQYVSLQVASALSAKSNLEIEDYDIELVKLLSNGLSQDEISAHLKSKNITPSSLSSIEKRLNKLRIQFKANNAIHLIAIVKDLGLI; this comes from the coding sequence ATGTTTCATAAAGTTTTAGTTTCCGATGACCTTGGAAGCATCAATCAAGGTGTTTTGTCGGTCTTAGATAGCATGTCCATAAATAATGTTCAGCAAGTACAATATTGTGATGATGCGTATTTAAAGATTAAAAAGGCAGTTTTAGATAAGGTTCCTTTTGATTTATTAATAACCGATTTATCTTTTGTGACAGATCATAGAGAGCAACAGTTTCGTTCTGGTGAAGAATTAGTAATCAGATTAAAACAAGAATATCCCGAATTAAAAATAATAGTCTATTCCGTAGAAGATCGTTTACAAAGAGTAAGAAGCTTAATGGGGACACATAAAACCAATGCTTATGTATGTAAAGGAAGAAGAGGTTTAATAGAACTTGGTGAAGCCATAAGCGCAGTAAGTAATAATGAGCAATATGTATCTCTGCAAGTAGCTTCAGCGTTAAGTGCAAAATCCAATTTAGAAATAGAAGATTATGATATCGAGTTAGTAAAGCTACTTTCTAATGGTTTATCACAAGATGAAATAAGTGCACACCTAAAATCTAAAAATATAACACCAAGTAGTTTAAGTTCTATAGAAAAACGTCTTAATAAATTACGCATTCAATTTAAAGCTAACAACGCGATTCACTTAATAGCAATTGTTAAGGATTTAGGATTGATATAA
- a CDS encoding tetratricopeptide repeat protein produces MDSTLYYANKISESKSSDALKKAYQFFKKDMATSLRIGRKDRVVSDLLYISRIEFKTGFYNESESSSVKALSILNELEESDYNKGVRKVLYNHLGQIYKEKKIYSEAIKMYNEALVLTEKSIDSLVIYNNISNILKSQKQFKEAEKLLLQAVEMFDQVKDTLERARVLDNLGLIQLKLGKKEESLSYLMQALSLKTKTKSNSSLYASYKNLALYFSSEKDSVKAHNYALKAYNLATVINSISYKLDAGKRLIELGDYSEAKKFVYLNDSLNTLTKLSENKYALLKYDVSNMELKSQKEKTKKQQYRFIALIIFLLGTFLFFVLKAQHKKDKVLQVYKTETRISKKVHDEVANDIYQVMTKLQGKMDINEDVLDDLEDIYDKTRDISKESSAVNMEENFEDGITDLLLSYKSNTVNVLTKGIATIEWQSLSAIKKIAIYRVLQELMTNMKKHSQASIVVLVFKNVNNKISINYKDNGVGCTLKKYNGLQNTENRMETINGTITFDSSTNNGFKVNLII; encoded by the coding sequence ATGGATAGTACGTTGTATTATGCAAACAAAATTAGTGAAAGCAAATCTTCGGATGCTTTAAAAAAAGCGTATCAATTTTTTAAAAAGGATATGGCAACTTCTTTAAGAATTGGTAGAAAAGATAGGGTAGTTTCTGATTTATTATATATATCGAGAATAGAATTTAAAACGGGGTTTTATAATGAAAGTGAAAGCTCTTCCGTTAAAGCACTATCTATACTTAACGAATTAGAGGAAAGCGATTATAATAAAGGTGTAAGAAAGGTTTTGTATAATCATTTGGGTCAAATATATAAAGAGAAAAAAATCTATTCTGAAGCGATTAAAATGTATAATGAGGCATTGGTTTTAACAGAAAAATCAATAGATAGTTTGGTGATATATAATAATATTTCTAATATTTTAAAAAGCCAAAAACAATTTAAAGAAGCGGAAAAACTATTACTTCAAGCGGTTGAAATGTTTGATCAGGTAAAGGATACCTTGGAAAGAGCTAGAGTTTTAGATAATTTAGGATTAATACAACTTAAACTAGGTAAAAAAGAAGAGTCGTTATCCTATTTAATGCAGGCTTTATCGCTTAAAACCAAAACAAAATCGAATTCAAGTTTGTATGCCAGTTATAAAAATTTAGCACTGTATTTTAGCAGTGAAAAAGACTCCGTAAAAGCTCATAATTATGCTTTGAAAGCTTATAATTTGGCTACTGTAATAAATAGTATATCTTATAAATTAGATGCGGGAAAAAGACTTATTGAATTAGGAGATTATTCTGAAGCGAAAAAGTTTGTATACCTTAATGATAGTTTAAATACCTTAACAAAACTTAGCGAAAATAAATATGCTTTATTAAAATACGATGTTAGTAACATGGAATTAAAATCGCAAAAAGAGAAAACAAAAAAACAGCAATATCGATTTATAGCTTTAATAATCTTCCTTTTAGGAACATTTTTGTTTTTTGTTTTAAAGGCACAACATAAAAAGGATAAAGTATTGCAGGTGTATAAAACGGAAACTAGAATTTCTAAAAAAGTACATGATGAGGTTGCTAATGATATTTATCAAGTTATGACAAAACTACAAGGCAAGATGGATATTAATGAAGATGTATTAGATGATTTAGAAGATATTTATGATAAAACCAGAGACATTTCTAAAGAAAGTAGTGCTGTTAATATGGAGGAGAACTTTGAAGACGGAATTACAGATTTACTCCTTAGTTATAAAAGTAATACTGTAAATGTTTTAACAAAAGGTATTGCTACCATAGAATGGCAATCTTTATCCGCTATTAAAAAGATAGCAATCTATCGCGTGTTACAGGAACTTATGACCAATATGAAAAAGCATAGCCAAGCGAGTATCGTTGTGCTTGTATTTAAAAATGTGAATAATAAAATAAGCATCAATTATAAAGATAATGGTGTAGGCTGTACACTAAAAAAATATAATGGTTTGCAGAATACGGAAAACCGTATGGAAACTATAAATGGAACTATTACTTTTGATTCTAGTACTAATAATGGTTTTAAAGTAAATCTTATAATTTAA
- a CDS encoding Crp/Fnr family transcriptional regulator — protein sequence MKNIRAYIEETITVNDADWQLFSSKLIKREFKKKDKLVEVGQVENYISFIESGIARFLIPKEEKEKEITFGFCFENEFISAYDSFLTHEPSLYQIEALTNLSIWSISYQDLQEVYQKSFVGNVIGRMSSERLFLIKSKREQSLLNETAEERYLKLFTERPNLIKEVPLKYIASYIGVTAQALSRIRKRIS from the coding sequence ATGAAAAATATTAGAGCCTACATAGAAGAAACCATTACTGTAAACGATGCAGATTGGCAGTTGTTTTCTTCTAAACTAATAAAACGTGAATTCAAGAAAAAAGACAAACTTGTTGAGGTTGGTCAAGTAGAGAATTATATCTCTTTTATAGAATCTGGAATTGCTCGTTTTTTAATTCCTAAAGAAGAAAAAGAAAAAGAAATTACCTTTGGTTTTTGTTTTGAAAATGAATTCATTAGTGCTTACGATTCTTTTTTAACACATGAACCTTCTTTATACCAAATTGAAGCATTAACCAATCTTTCTATTTGGAGTATTTCGTATCAAGATCTTCAAGAAGTATATCAAAAAAGCTTTGTTGGTAATGTCATTGGTCGTATGTCTTCCGAACGTTTATTCCTTATAAAATCGAAACGCGAACAATCTCTTTTAAATGAAACTGCCGAAGAGCGTTACCTCAAGCTTTTCACAGAACGACCAAACTTAATTAAAGAGGTTCCTTTAAAATATATCGCTTCTTATATTGGTGTAACCGCACAAGCATTAAGCCGAATTAGAAAACGAATTTCTTAA
- a CDS encoding Crp/Fnr family transcriptional regulator: MNIQPLLNYINKIVTLTDEEITFLTSQVASRKYLKGQYILQQGDINKSVCFVVSGCTKMFYVDTDGQEHILMFAVEDWWSSDLGSFISQTPSDFNVQCIEDTECIVFSHNNMEETYAKIPKLERLFRKTIEKAFVASQKRIVRNFSMSAKERYLIFKDSYPEIEQRIPQYMVASYLGITKEFLSKIKSQIAFQ, encoded by the coding sequence ATGAATATTCAACCACTTTTAAATTATATAAATAAAATAGTAACTTTAACAGACGAAGAAATAACTTTTTTAACCAGTCAGGTTGCGTCTAGAAAATATTTAAAAGGACAGTATATTTTACAACAAGGCGATATTAATAAATCGGTTTGTTTTGTGGTATCTGGTTGCACCAAAATGTTTTATGTAGATACCGATGGTCAAGAACATATTCTTATGTTTGCGGTTGAAGATTGGTGGTCTTCCGACCTTGGAAGTTTCATTTCTCAAACGCCTTCCGATTTTAATGTACAATGTATAGAAGATACCGAATGTATTGTGTTTTCTCATAATAACATGGAAGAAACGTACGCTAAGATTCCTAAGCTAGAACGTCTCTTTCGTAAAACAATAGAAAAAGCATTTGTTGCTTCCCAAAAAAGAATAGTCCGAAATTTTAGTATGTCTGCAAAAGAGCGATATCTCATTTTTAAAGATAGTTATCCAGAGATTGAACAACGTATTCCGCAATATATGGTCGCTTCCTATTTAGGGATTACCAAAGAATTTTTAAGTAAAATTAAAAGTCAAATCGCTTTCCAATAA
- a CDS encoding acyl-CoA desaturase, whose protein sequence is MTILIFIAILWYTGLFFQTFFLHRYAAHQTFTMSKFAERVCFFLTWLFQGSNYLSAYGYGVMHRMHHAYADTEKDPHSPKYDANVFTMMWRTKNIYQDINQKRIAVADKFTKNVPQWESFDKFASSRVSRLVWVVLYTAFFAVFATAWWQWLLLPVAYLMAPIHGVIINWFAHIYGYRNFEVSDTSKNLLPVDFLMMGEGYHNNHHSHSGRANFGIKWHEIDPTYCIMVVLDKLHFIKLKKATS, encoded by the coding sequence ATGACTATTCTTATATTTATTGCCATTTTATGGTATACTGGTTTGTTTTTTCAAACCTTCTTTTTACATCGTTATGCAGCACACCAAACCTTTACCATGTCTAAGTTTGCAGAGCGTGTATGCTTTTTTCTAACTTGGCTATTTCAAGGTTCCAATTATTTAAGTGCTTATGGTTACGGAGTTATGCATAGAATGCATCATGCCTATGCAGACACCGAAAAAGATCCGCATTCTCCAAAATATGACGCCAATGTATTTACCATGATGTGGCGTACCAAAAACATCTATCAAGATATCAATCAAAAAAGAATTGCTGTAGCAGATAAGTTTACCAAAAACGTTCCGCAATGGGAATCCTTCGATAAATTTGCAAGCTCCAGAGTATCTCGATTAGTTTGGGTTGTTTTATACACTGCATTTTTTGCTGTATTTGCAACCGCTTGGTGGCAATGGCTATTATTACCAGTAGCCTATTTAATGGCACCCATTCATGGGGTAATTATTAACTGGTTCGCACATATCTATGGCTATAGAAACTTCGAAGTTTCAGATACTTCAAAAAACCTTTTACCTGTCGATTTTTTAATGATGGGAGAAGGCTACCACAATAACCATCATTCGCATAGCGGACGTGCAAATTTTGGGATAAAATGGCACGAAATTGATCCTACCTATTGCATCATGGTTGTACTAGATAAACTACATTTCATTAAATTGAAAAAGGCTACTAGTTAA